A DNA window from Candidatus Protochlamydia naegleriophila contains the following coding sequences:
- a CDS encoding RluA family pseudouridine synthase, protein MTSPFSIVFEDNHLFVLNKPAGLLTQPSGTEQDSLEQQAKAWLKEAYQKPGNVFLEAVHRLDKPVSGLVVFGKTSKALSRLNTAIRAKQTKKFYYAWVDRPPPSLAGMLENFLIHDDFHAQVVSSSHPKGKLARLSYRLVESRGAGALLEIDLETGRYHQIRVQLATIGCPIRGDHRYGSQQAFEPHAIALHHGCLQIPHPITQELCTFEALLPSSFVFP, encoded by the coding sequence ATGACTTCACCTTTTTCTATCGTTTTTGAAGACAATCATCTGTTTGTACTCAACAAGCCAGCCGGGTTGCTGACGCAGCCAAGCGGCACAGAGCAGGATAGCCTCGAACAGCAGGCTAAGGCGTGGCTGAAAGAAGCCTATCAAAAACCTGGCAATGTGTTTTTGGAAGCCGTTCATCGTTTAGACAAGCCAGTAAGTGGTTTGGTCGTTTTTGGGAAAACGAGCAAGGCTTTGTCCCGTCTAAATACTGCCATACGAGCCAAACAGACCAAGAAGTTTTATTATGCATGGGTGGATCGTCCACCCCCATCTCTTGCGGGAATGCTTGAAAATTTCCTCATTCATGACGATTTTCATGCGCAAGTTGTCTCCTCTTCTCATCCCAAAGGCAAGCTAGCCCGCTTGAGCTACCGCCTTGTTGAATCGAGGGGTGCAGGAGCGTTGCTCGAAATCGATTTGGAAACGGGGCGGTATCATCAAATTCGGGTCCAGCTGGCTACTATCGGCTGCCCCATTCGAGGCGATCATCGTTATGGCAGCCAACAGGCCTTTGAGCCCCATGCCATTGCCCTGCACCACGGATGTCTGCAAATTCCTCATCCGATCACGCAAGAGCTTTGCACATTTGAAGCTCTTTTACCCTCTTCTTTTGTCTTTCCTTAG
- a CDS encoding TrmH family RNA methyltransferase, whose amino-acid sequence MLELTSVQNPKIKQVLHLRDRHERDQTGHFLIEGYRELLRAADGGWKVEMLFVCPELFLGTNEPALIQRLVSRGTQLLHCTEKVFKKISYRDRPDGLLAVAPQRRLSLGDLSKAVKNPAAPLYVVAEAIEKPGNLGTILRSSDAVGVDGLIVCDRCTDIYNPNVVRASVGTLFTVPTVESKGEETLEWLREQGIDILAATPHAEKEFTQVDLTRPVAIAVGTEQLGLSERWMKQATMQVRIPMMGVADSLNVAMATTLLLYEVLRQRQQG is encoded by the coding sequence ATGTTGGAACTAACGAGTGTACAGAATCCTAAAATCAAACAAGTTTTGCATCTGCGCGACCGCCATGAAAGAGATCAAACAGGCCATTTTTTGATCGAAGGCTACCGCGAACTGCTGCGCGCCGCCGATGGGGGCTGGAAAGTTGAGATGCTATTCGTTTGCCCAGAACTTTTTCTTGGAACCAATGAACCTGCCCTTATTCAGCGTTTGGTGTCACGTGGAACACAGCTTTTACACTGCACTGAAAAGGTTTTTAAAAAAATTTCCTACCGGGACCGTCCGGATGGCTTGTTAGCAGTGGCTCCTCAGCGGAGATTGAGCTTAGGTGACCTGTCTAAAGCAGTTAAAAATCCTGCAGCTCCTCTCTATGTCGTGGCAGAGGCTATTGAGAAACCAGGTAATTTAGGAACGATCTTGCGCTCATCCGATGCTGTTGGTGTGGATGGATTGATTGTCTGCGATCGCTGCACAGATATTTACAATCCTAACGTCGTTCGTGCAAGTGTTGGTACCCTGTTTACGGTCCCAACTGTTGAATCAAAAGGGGAAGAAACATTGGAGTGGCTACGCGAGCAGGGAATCGATATCTTGGCCGCTACCCCGCATGCTGAAAAAGAATTTACGCAGGTGGATTTGACTCGTCCTGTCGCGATTGCGGTGGGCACAGAGCAGCTCGGACTGTCTGAGCGTTGGATGAAGCAAGCCACCATGCAAGTGCGCATTCCCATGATGGGTGTCGCCGATTCTTTAAACGTAGCCATGGCAACGACGTTGCTTCTTTATGAAGTACTGCGCCAAAGGCAGCAAGGTTAG
- a CDS encoding class I SAM-dependent methyltransferase produces MTNSKSYALIDSGDGRKLERFGPYVLSRPCSQAVWRPQLPAAKWNQADASFSREQENNWANLQSLPEIWQIEVANLIFKISPTDFGHLGIFPEQKTFWEWIQAIIKPHAKSKPRVLNLFAYSGGSTLAAAKAGAAVCHLDASKGMVAWARENAALNGLEEAPVRWIVEDVKKFLARERKRGSRYEGIILDPPSFGRGSKGELFKIEDEIVNLLQDCRDLLSDNPLFVLFSCHTPGFSPLVMQHLLSQAMQGIEGTIDVGEMVLAGQGALEVPSGTYARWTGKR; encoded by the coding sequence ATGACTAATTCCAAATCTTATGCATTAATCGATAGTGGCGATGGGCGCAAACTCGAGCGTTTCGGCCCATACGTTCTATCTCGTCCCTGTTCCCAAGCTGTTTGGAGGCCTCAGTTGCCGGCTGCGAAGTGGAATCAAGCAGATGCAAGTTTTTCAAGGGAGCAGGAAAATAATTGGGCCAATCTTCAGTCCCTTCCCGAAATATGGCAGATCGAAGTCGCCAACCTCATTTTTAAAATCTCGCCAACCGATTTCGGGCATTTGGGGATTTTTCCCGAGCAAAAAACGTTTTGGGAATGGATTCAAGCCATTATAAAGCCGCACGCTAAATCAAAGCCGCGCGTCTTAAATTTATTTGCGTATTCTGGCGGATCGACTCTGGCTGCCGCTAAAGCCGGCGCTGCCGTTTGCCATTTGGATGCTTCTAAGGGGATGGTTGCGTGGGCGCGGGAAAATGCTGCTTTGAATGGTTTAGAAGAAGCTCCTGTGCGTTGGATTGTCGAAGATGTGAAAAAGTTTTTGGCCCGCGAACGCAAGCGTGGATCGCGCTATGAAGGGATTATTTTAGATCCCCCAAGCTTTGGACGGGGATCAAAAGGTGAATTGTTTAAAATTGAAGACGAGATTGTCAATCTCTTACAAGATTGCCGCGATTTACTAAGCGATAATCCTCTCTTTGTTCTCTTTTCTTGCCACACACCGGGTTTCTCGCCTTTAGTGATGCAACACCTTTTGAGTCAGGCTATGCAAGGAATTGAGGGCACAATTGATGTAGGTGAAATGGTTTTAGCGGGCCAGGGTGCGTTAGAGGTGCCGAGCGGAACGTATGCGAGATGGACAGGTAAGAGGTAG
- a CDS encoding FIST signal transduction protein — MKTQFVTSLVMVEDGFEAGKEVAQLAVDKIQLPRSPQLVILFCSDKYEYAAVLRGVKQVVGESVPIIGCSSAGQFSDEGVYKRGLSCAMIASDDYRFFTGVGVNIKSDPLKTVEHAVKAFPKEVEGYPYQAAILFIDGLAGKGEETVLAASSVLGPDVKFAGAAAADNLNFRETVVFGNGHVLTNAMSACLLASRLPVIISCKHGHKPISQPLTVTKSKDNVIYEFDHQPALEVWKNHVRKHLSGRGVNVDKLNSKELSNYLLEYEVGLMTGPDSDYKIRFPASCNPDGSLNFTCSMMEGSVVKIMDSSQQDQIDSARQAAEMALHASKGVKLAGAVIFDCACRAMILQEQFSQAVKAKQKVLGNLPFIGGETYGEIAMDAGQYSGFHNTTTVIMLFPE; from the coding sequence ATGAAGACGCAATTTGTCACAAGTCTGGTTATGGTAGAAGATGGCTTTGAGGCTGGCAAAGAAGTAGCTCAATTAGCTGTCGATAAAATTCAACTGCCCCGATCTCCTCAGTTAGTCATCTTATTTTGTTCGGACAAATATGAATATGCAGCCGTTTTGAGAGGGGTCAAGCAAGTTGTAGGGGAGAGCGTTCCAATCATTGGCTGTTCATCTGCCGGTCAATTTTCGGATGAAGGGGTCTATAAGAGGGGGCTTTCGTGTGCGATGATAGCTTCTGATGACTATCGATTTTTTACGGGTGTTGGAGTAAACATCAAGAGCGATCCTTTAAAAACCGTTGAACACGCGGTTAAAGCCTTTCCTAAAGAAGTTGAAGGCTACCCTTATCAGGCTGCAATCTTATTTATCGACGGACTGGCTGGAAAGGGGGAGGAGACCGTGTTGGCGGCATCGAGCGTGCTCGGCCCTGACGTGAAATTTGCAGGAGCGGCAGCAGCGGACAATCTGAATTTTCGCGAGACAGTCGTCTTTGGCAATGGCCATGTGCTGACGAATGCGATGAGCGCCTGTCTGCTTGCTTCTCGTTTACCCGTAATTATTTCTTGCAAACACGGGCATAAGCCCATTTCTCAGCCCTTGACAGTGACTAAGTCAAAAGATAATGTGATTTATGAATTCGATCATCAACCAGCTCTGGAGGTTTGGAAGAATCATGTCCGTAAACACTTAAGTGGAAGAGGAGTCAATGTTGATAAGCTTAATTCTAAAGAGCTTTCCAACTATTTGCTCGAATACGAAGTGGGGTTGATGACAGGGCCGGATTCTGATTACAAGATTCGCTTCCCGGCCTCGTGCAATCCAGATGGCTCACTCAATTTTACTTGTTCCATGATGGAAGGATCTGTCGTCAAAATCATGGATAGCAGTCAGCAAGACCAGATTGATTCGGCAAGACAAGCAGCTGAAATGGCTTTACATGCTTCTAAGGGTGTTAAATTGGCTGGAGCGGTTATTTTTGATTGCGCTTGCCGAGCGATGATTTTACAAGAACAATTTTCTCAAGCAGTCAAGGCTAAACAGAAAGTGCTGGGGAATTTGCCTTTTATTGGCGGGGAAACCTACGGCGAAATTGCCATGGATGCGGGGCAGTATAGCGGCTTCCATAATACAACTACTGTAATTATGCTTTTTCCGGAATGA
- a CDS encoding CinA family protein, giving the protein MSDTLVKNIQSAFIEKGWTLSLAESCTGGALAARLTSMPGCSNYFLGSIVAYSNEVKVKLLGIDESILNEYGAISEPIASQMAQEVLRLTGSDYSLAVSGIAGPGGGTASKPIGTICAALARRQELPLVWTFQLEGSREAIIAQAAEALLNRLWLSIRNYK; this is encoded by the coding sequence ATGTCTGATACATTGGTAAAAAATATTCAAAGCGCATTCATTGAAAAGGGATGGACCTTAAGTTTAGCCGAATCTTGTACGGGCGGTGCTTTGGCGGCTCGCCTGACGTCCATGCCAGGATGTTCGAATTATTTTTTGGGGTCGATCGTCGCCTATTCGAATGAGGTGAAAGTGAAGCTTCTTGGCATCGATGAGTCGATCTTGAATGAATATGGCGCCATTAGCGAACCTATTGCCAGTCAAATGGCGCAAGAGGTATTGCGGCTGACTGGTAGTGATTATAGCTTAGCCGTTTCCGGAATCGCTGGGCCGGGAGGTGGAACTGCAAGCAAGCCTATTGGAACAATCTGTGCTGCCTTAGCTAGACGGCAAGAGCTTCCTTTGGTGTGGACTTTTCAATTAGAGGGCTCAAGGGAGGCGATCATTGCTCAAGCGGCAGAGGCTCTTTTAAATCGTCTATGGCTTTCGATTAGAAACTACAAATAG
- a CDS encoding Ppx/GppA phosphatase family protein — protein sequence MSRLLWWLIVVLLVALLAWFWIPKHAVESRGEVRAALDIGSGATNLKVARVDPQTNKIISQIFEQSIPVPYQKHLEQSGNNTFDKEVMDQGIRAIRALKEVADSYQSKKVIAVATAAFRQATNAQEFANEIEKQTGVQVRIINQDDEGVLAFRGALALSSAQPEETVVWDIGGGSMQLTTLTEAGTYLVEKGKTASIPFKNAIIQQIQQKDLNVVQTPNPMSLADMDQALQYAGSLALQTDPYIKEKILAPTTKVLAVGSLFNYGIRPVVENKKDVQEGELEKAVRAMAGKTDEQLPGGALAEVAVSNPLLVLGYMKALQIPHVEVLQVNNADGALTYPPYWE from the coding sequence ATGAGCCGTTTATTATGGTGGTTAATCGTTGTTTTATTAGTCGCCTTGTTAGCGTGGTTCTGGATACCTAAGCATGCAGTGGAATCGAGGGGTGAGGTGCGTGCCGCGCTAGATATTGGATCGGGTGCGACCAACTTAAAGGTTGCAAGAGTCGATCCACAAACAAACAAGATCATCTCTCAAATCTTTGAACAATCGATTCCCGTTCCCTATCAAAAGCATCTTGAGCAATCCGGGAATAACACGTTCGATAAAGAGGTGATGGATCAAGGCATTCGAGCCATTCGCGCTCTTAAAGAAGTAGCTGACAGCTATCAATCCAAAAAAGTGATTGCCGTCGCAACAGCCGCTTTTAGGCAAGCGACCAATGCTCAGGAATTTGCCAATGAAATCGAAAAGCAAACAGGCGTACAGGTTCGCATTATTAATCAAGATGATGAGGGTGTCTTAGCCTTTAGGGGTGCCCTAGCCTTGTCTTCAGCACAACCTGAAGAAACAGTCGTTTGGGACATTGGTGGAGGCAGTATGCAGCTGACTACCCTGACAGAAGCGGGTACATATTTAGTGGAAAAAGGCAAAACAGCTTCTATTCCCTTTAAAAATGCGATCATTCAGCAAATCCAACAAAAGGATTTAAATGTTGTCCAAACACCTAATCCCATGAGCTTAGCCGATATGGATCAGGCCTTGCAATATGCGGGATCGCTCGCCTTGCAAACGGATCCTTATATCAAAGAGAAAATCCTAGCTCCTACAACTAAAGTATTGGCTGTTGGAAGCTTATTTAACTACGGAATCAGACCTGTAGTAGAGAACAAAAAAGATGTACAGGAAGGTGAGCTTGAAAAGGCTGTGCGGGCCATGGCAGGTAAAACCGATGAACAATTGCCTGGCGGGGCTTTAGCAGAAGTCGCTGTCTCTAATCCCTTATTGGTTCTCGGCTATATGAAAGCCCTTCAGATTCCACATGTTGAAGTGCTCCAAGTAAACAACGCCGATGGAGCGCTCACCTATCCCCCTTACTGGGAATAG
- the lspA gene encoding signal peptidase II, with amino-acid sequence MCEHSPVIMASNRRKLVYQAILIGMAILLADQLSKFLVYRFIPLMDSVAYWYPYGGIGIFKNVGGIEFSINHMTNKGAAWGMFGNYQLPLVILRMGLIAGLCVYLFCFNRDSSWQIPLILIIAGAVGNVADFFLYGHVVDMLHFVFWGYDFPIFNVADSAISIGIGLLFVISWFKD; translated from the coding sequence ATGTGTGAGCATTCTCCTGTCATCATGGCATCTAACCGCAGGAAGCTTGTTTACCAAGCCATTTTGATCGGTATGGCTATTTTGCTAGCCGACCAATTATCAAAATTTTTGGTTTATCGGTTTATTCCATTAATGGATTCTGTTGCGTATTGGTATCCGTACGGTGGTATTGGCATCTTTAAAAATGTGGGAGGGATTGAATTTTCAATCAATCACATGACCAATAAAGGGGCAGCATGGGGAATGTTTGGCAATTATCAGCTCCCCCTTGTGATTTTGCGGATGGGATTAATTGCTGGGCTGTGCGTGTATCTTTTTTGTTTTAACCGCGATTCTAGCTGGCAAATCCCCTTGATTTTGATCATCGCTGGGGCTGTCGGCAATGTTGCTGATTTTTTCTTGTATGGCCATGTCGTTGACATGCTTCATTTTGTTTTTTGGGGATATGATTTCCCTATTTTTAATGTGGCAGACAGTGCAATTTCAATAGGAATTGGACTTTTGTTTGTCATTTCCTGGTTTAAAGATTAA
- a CDS encoding TraR/DksA family transcriptional regulator: MALKKAEIAKFKKRLEEMRLQLTHSLKGSTAEVKTPDEATGYSQHQADQGTDDFDRTISLEVTSKEYGILRQIDRALEKMEENTYGICDITGEDIPIARLEAVPYATMTVKAQDKFEKGLL; encoded by the coding sequence ATGGCACTAAAAAAGGCGGAAATTGCAAAGTTTAAAAAGCGATTAGAGGAAATGCGCTTGCAGTTGACTCATTCGTTAAAGGGATCGACAGCAGAAGTCAAGACTCCTGACGAGGCGACTGGTTATTCTCAGCATCAGGCAGATCAGGGAACGGACGATTTCGATCGCACGATTAGTTTAGAGGTGACGAGCAAGGAATATGGCATTTTAAGACAGATTGACCGTGCTTTAGAGAAAATGGAAGAGAACACTTACGGCATCTGCGATATTACCGGAGAAGACATTCCAATTGCACGCTTAGAAGCCGTTCCCTATGCGACGATGACGGTTAAAGCGCAAGACAAATTTGAAAAAGGCCTGCTCTAG
- the nrdR gene encoding transcriptional regulator NrdR, with the protein MKCPFCHFEGLKVTDSRDAAEMNAIRRRRECLNCFKRFTTFETIELTVQVKKRDGTYEDFQQQKLLNGLAAACRHTKISHDQVIVLAAHITNELMQAQVQEISTTRLGEMVMKHLQALDPIAYIRFACVYKRFKDLGELEEAIKTIQWKDEDKSLLDLKGLL; encoded by the coding sequence ATGAAGTGTCCCTTTTGTCACTTTGAGGGACTGAAAGTGACGGACTCTCGCGATGCAGCTGAAATGAATGCGATTCGGAGAAGGCGTGAATGTTTGAATTGTTTTAAGCGTTTTACGACGTTTGAAACCATTGAATTGACCGTGCAAGTTAAGAAGCGGGATGGAACGTACGAAGATTTTCAGCAGCAGAAGTTACTCAATGGATTAGCAGCGGCTTGTCGGCATACGAAGATCAGTCATGATCAGGTGATTGTTTTAGCGGCGCATATTACTAATGAGTTAATGCAAGCGCAGGTTCAAGAGATCAGCACGACACGCTTAGGAGAGATGGTCATGAAACACCTGCAAGCCCTAGATCCGATTGCGTATATCCGTTTTGCATGTGTGTATAAGAGATTCAAAGATTTAGGGGAATTAGAAGAGGCCATCAAAACAATTCAGTGGAAAGATGAAGACAAATCCTTGCTCGATTTAAAGGGTTTGTTATAG